Proteins co-encoded in one Nicotiana sylvestris chromosome 7, ASM39365v2, whole genome shotgun sequence genomic window:
- the LOC104220518 gene encoding receptor-like serine/threonine-protein kinase SD1-8, which yields MKIGRHLVTGLYRSLTSWKSSDDPSPGEYVARLDTNGYPQIILWEGPVIKYSTGPWNGHDSRKRRLPWENRFQIAMGISRGLLYLHQDSRLRIIHRDLKTSNILLDSELKPKISDFGLARIFGGDQIETKTKRVIGTYGYMSPEYAVDGKFSMKSDVFSLGLVIMVYEGKALELMDTCLKESFVEFQVLRCIHVGLLCAQKLMADRPTMASVVIMLSNEEVGLPQPKEPGFFIERSTDESNEKDASLTMF from the exons ATGAAGATAGGCCGTCACTTAGTCACTGGCCTGTATAGGAGTCTTACATCATGGAAGAGCAGTGATGATCCTTCACCAGGTGAATATGTAGCTCGCCTCGATACAAATGGTTATCCTCAAATTATTTTGTGGGAAGGTCCTGTTATAAAGTATTCCACTGGACCATGGAATGGAC ATGACAGCAGGAAAAGACGACTTCCCTGGGAAAATCGTTTTCAAATTGCTATGGGAATATCGAGGGGTCTTCTTTATCTTCATCAGGATTCCAGATTAAGGATTATACATAGAGATCTAAAGACCAGCAACATTTTACTGGACAGTGAATTGAAACCCAAAATTTCTGACTTCGGCTTGGCTAGAATTTTTGGTGGAGACCAAATTGAAACAAAAACAAAGCGAGTTATAGGGACATA CGGCTATATGTCTCCAGAGTATGCTGTTGATGGGAAATTTTCAATGAAATCAGATGTGTTTAGTCTCG GCTTGGTTATTATGGTATATGAAGGCAAGGCGTTGGAACTAATGGATACATGTCTCAAAGAAtcgttcgtggaatttcaagtgttaagATGCATTCATGTGGGGCTATTATGTGCTCAAAAGTTAATGGCAGACAGACCAACAATGGCATCAGTTGTTATCATGTTGAGCAATGAAGAAGTCGGATTACCTCAACCAAAAGAGCCTGGTTTCTTCATAGAGAGGAGTACAGATGAATCAAATGAGAAAGATGCCTCACTGACAATGTTTTGA